Part of the Microbacterium sp. Clip185 genome is shown below.
CAAGGTGGGCTGACCAAGACCTCGGGCGGCGGGAGCGCTGCTACCGGATGCCGGTCGACCTGGTCCCGGCGCTGGGAAGGCGCACCGCCGCCCGATACGACGAAGACCCGGAGAGCGTTGCTCTCCGGGTCTTTCGACGTCAGGCTCAGATGCTCGAGAAAGCGACGACGGCGTTGTGTCCGCCGAAGCCGAACGAGTTGCTGATCGCGAGCTGGTCGCCGGCTCCGAGCGACTGGACCGAGCCGGAAACGCGGAAGGGCACGGCGGGGTCCTGCTCGGTGATGTTGATCGTGGGCGGTGCCTGACGCTCGCTGATGGCGAGGATCGTGAAGATCGCCTCGAGCGCTCCGGTGCCGCCGAGAAGGTGACCCGTGGAGGCCTTCGTCGCCGATACGGGGATGTCGTCGATGCGGTTGCCGAAGACGGCCTTGAGTGCGGTGTACTCGTTCGGGTCTCCGACGGGCGTCGAGGTGGCGTGCGCGTTGATGTGCGTCACGTCGTCGACGGACGCGTCGGCCATCGTGAGCGCGAGTTCCACGGCTCGTGCGGCGCCGGCACCCTCGGGGTCGTTGGCGGTGATGTGGTACGAGTCCGCCGTCACACCGCCACCGGCGACGACGGCGTAGATCTTCGCTCCGCGCGCGCGAGCGTGCTCCTCGGTTTCGAGGATGAGCGCGGCGGCACCCTCGCCCATGACGAAGCCGTCGCGGTCGATGCTGGTCGGGCGTGACGCGGTGGCGGGATCGTCATTGCGCTTGGAGAGCGCCTGCATGGAGGCGAACGACGCGATCGTGATCGGGTGGATGGCGGACTCGGTGCCACCGGCGATCACGACGTCGGCGAGACCGTCGCGCAGATGCTCGATCGCGTTGACGATGGACTCCGTGCTGGAGGCGCAGGCGCTGGCGACCGTGCGAGCGAACGCTCGGGCGCCGAAGTGCAGCGACAGGTTGCCGGCCGCAGCATTGGGCATGAGCATCGGGACGGTCATCGGCATGACGCGACGGGGGCCCTTCTCGCGGAGGGTGTCCCAGGCATCGAGAAGGGTCCAGACGCCGCCGATTCCGGTCGCGAAGTCGACGCCCAGACGCTCCGGGGCGACATCGGGCGCGCCGGCGTCCGCCCAGGCCTCCTTGGCCGCAATGAGGGCGAACTGCGAAGATGGGTCGAGACGCTTGGCGATCGGCCGCTCGAGCACCTCCTCCGGGCGGACCTTCGCCTCGGCGGCGAAGGTCACCGGGAGGGAGTACTGCTCCACCCAGTCGTGCTCGAGAGTGCGCGTACCGGACTCTCCGTTCAGCAGGGCGGACCAGCTCTCGGGCGCGGTTCCTCCGAGAGGGGAGGAGGCTCCGATGCCGGTGACGACGATGCGGGCGGTGCTCATGTTCGGTCTCCGAGTCGGGGTGGCGGTGGGGGCGTGGCGCCCCCACCGCAGGGGGTCACGCCTGGTTCGAGGTGATGTAGGTGACGGCGTCGCCGACGGTCTTGAGGTTCTTGACCTCGTCGTCGGGGATCGTGACGCCGAACTTCTCCTCGGCATTGACGACGATGGTCATCATCGAGATCGAGTCGATGTCGAGGTCGTCGGTGAAGGACTTCTCGAGGGCGACCTCGTCGGCCGAGATGCCGGTCTCGTCGGTGATGAGCTCGGCGAGTCCGGCGAGGACCTCGTCAGTGGTGAAAGCCATGATGTCTCCTTGTTCGATATGGCTGGGGGCGTTGACCGCGAATCAGTCTAGAGGCGCGGGGTCTCGGCTCACGGGAGCACGACAACCTGTGCGCCGAACACGAGACCGGCGCCGAAGCCGATCTGGAGCGCGAGGCCGCCGCTGAGTTCGGGGTGCTCTTCGAGCAGACGATGGGTGGCGAGGGGAACCGATGCCGCGGAGGTGTTGCCCGTCGTCTCGATGTCGCGACCGATGAGGACCGTGTCCGGCAGACCCAGCTGCTTCGCGAACTCGTCGATGATGCGCATGTTCGCCTGGTGCGGCACGAAGGCGGCCAGATCGGATGCGGTGACGCCGGCCTCCTCGAGCGCCTGACGTGCGACCTTCACCATCTCCCACACGGCCCACCGGAACACGGTGGGGCCTTCCTGTCGGAGGGTCGGCCACGGCGAGGTGCCGTCGCGGAACTCGACGAGCGTCGCGTCCATGCCCACCGCATCCGCCTTCGAGCCGTCGGATCCCCAGATCGTGGGTCCGATGGCCGGGGTGTCGCTCGGGCCGATCACGACAGCGCCGGCTCCGTCGCCCAGGAGGAACGAGATCGTCCGGTCAGTGGGGTCGACGACGTCCGAGAGCTTCTCCGCACCGATCACGACCGCGTAATGCGCGACGCCCGCCCGGATGAGCGCGTCTGCCTGGGCGACACCGTAGGTGAAGCCCGCGCACGCGGCGTTCGAGTCGTAGGCGGCCGCGGGGTTCGCGCAGATCCGATCGGCGACGACGGCCGACATCGAGGGTGTCTGGCGGACGTTGCTGATCGTCGCGACGATGACGAGGTCGATCAGCTCGGGGGAGACACCGGATCGCTCGACGGCCTCTTTCGCGGCGGTCGTCGCGAGGTCGGTGGCGCTCGTGGTCGCGTTGGCGCGCACGCGCGTGACGATGCCGGTCCGCTGACGGATCCACTCGTCGCTCGAGTTGATCGGCTCGATGAGGTCGTCGTTGGGAACCGCGTTCTCGCCGCGGGCAGCGCCGTAGGACAGGATGCGCGTGTACTGCGGGCCGGTGGTCTGGCGCAGGGTCGGGGCGGTCATGCGTTGTCCTCCGAGAGCAGTGCGACGGCCGCATCCAGGTCGTCCGGGGTCTTGACGGCGACGGCGGGGACGCCGCGCAGTCCGCGCTTGGCGAGACCGGTGAGGGTGCCCGCGGGAGCGAACTCGATGAGGCCGGTGACGCCCGCCTCCGCGAAAGCCGCCATGTTCAGGTCCCACCGCACGGGAGAGGCGACCTGGCCGACCAGCAGGTCCAGCGCGCTCGCGCCGTCGGTGACCTCGGAGCCGTCCTTGTTCGTCCAGAGCGTCAGCGTCGGGTCGGAGGCGGTGAGCTCTGCCGCCGCACCCGCCAGCGCCTCGACAGCGGGCTGCATGTACCGCGTATGGAACGCTCCGGCGACCTGCAGAGGAATGACGCGGGTGCCGCGAGGGGCCTCGGCGGCGAGTTCGGCAAGTGCGCCGACGGCGCCGGCTGCGACGATCTGGCCGCCGCCGTTGTAGTTGGCGGGGGTGAGATCCAGCTCGGCGAGGCGGGCGAGGACGGCTTCTTCGTCGCCGCCGAGGACGGCGCTCATGCCGGTCTCGGCCTGCGCTGCCGCGTCCGCCATCGCGCGTCCGCGCACGCCGACCAGACGAAGCGCGGAGACGTCGTCGATCACGCCGGATGCGGCGAGAGCGGCGACCTCGCCCACGGAGTGCCCGGCGACGCCGGCCGGAAGACCGGCCGCACGTGCGACGAGCGCGTGCCACGAGATCAGACTGGCGGCGACGATGAGCGGCTGCGCCACTTTGGTGTCACGGATCGCGTCGGCATCCCACTCGGTCCCCGCCGCGGCCAGGTCGACCTGGGCGGCCTCCGAGAGCTCGTCGAGCCG
Proteins encoded:
- a CDS encoding beta-ketoacyl-[acyl-carrier-protein] synthase family protein; its protein translation is MSTARIVVTGIGASSPLGGTAPESWSALLNGESGTRTLEHDWVEQYSLPVTFAAEAKVRPEEVLERPIAKRLDPSSQFALIAAKEAWADAGAPDVAPERLGVDFATGIGGVWTLLDAWDTLREKGPRRVMPMTVPMLMPNAAAGNLSLHFGARAFARTVASACASSTESIVNAIEHLRDGLADVVIAGGTESAIHPITIASFASMQALSKRNDDPATASRPTSIDRDGFVMGEGAAALILETEEHARARGAKIYAVVAGGGVTADSYHITANDPEGAGAARAVELALTMADASVDDVTHINAHATSTPVGDPNEYTALKAVFGNRIDDIPVSATKASTGHLLGGTGALEAIFTILAISERQAPPTINITEQDPAVPFRVSGSVQSLGAGDQLAISNSFGFGGHNAVVAFSSI
- a CDS encoding acyl carrier protein, translating into MAFTTDEVLAGLAELITDETGISADEVALEKSFTDDLDIDSISMMTIVVNAEEKFGVTIPDDEVKNLKTVGDAVTYITSNQA
- a CDS encoding beta-ketoacyl-ACP synthase III; translation: MTAPTLRQTTGPQYTRILSYGAARGENAVPNDDLIEPINSSDEWIRQRTGIVTRVRANATTSATDLATTAAKEAVERSGVSPELIDLVIVATISNVRQTPSMSAVVADRICANPAAAYDSNAACAGFTYGVAQADALIRAGVAHYAVVIGAEKLSDVVDPTDRTISFLLGDGAGAVVIGPSDTPAIGPTIWGSDGSKADAVGMDATLVEFRDGTSPWPTLRQEGPTVFRWAVWEMVKVARQALEEAGVTASDLAAFVPHQANMRIIDEFAKQLGLPDTVLIGRDIETTGNTSAASVPLATHRLLEEHPELSGGLALQIGFGAGLVFGAQVVVLP
- a CDS encoding ACP S-malonyltransferase, coding for MIIGLFPGQGSQTPGFLSPWLELDGVAARLDELSEAAQVDLAAAGTEWDADAIRDTKVAQPLIVAASLISWHALVARAAGLPAGVAGHSVGEVAALAASGVIDDVSALRLVGVRGRAMADAAAQAETGMSAVLGGDEEAVLARLAELDLTPANYNGGGQIVAAGAVGALAELAAEAPRGTRVIPLQVAGAFHTRYMQPAVEALAGAAAELTASDPTLTLWTNKDGSEVTDGASALDLLVGQVASPVRWDLNMAAFAEAGVTGLIEFAPAGTLTGLAKRGLRGVPAVAVKTPDDLDAAVALLSEDNA